A window of Bombina bombina isolate aBomBom1 chromosome 5, aBomBom1.pri, whole genome shotgun sequence genomic DNA:
TGTGATATTCAGTGTCCTTTAATTAGCGAGGGTTGGGTTTCGATCACATGCaagatttttacttttaacttgtaataccttgcgcgcaaaaactttacttctggtggtgttagcACTAAATAGCACGCCTCAGTTGTCTCAGAgactaaagagacatgaaacctatattttttcgtttatgattcagatacagcttttGCTTTTGTCTAATTAGTTATGTGCTCTctcttttttagaaatgtattttaaaatctagGAAACAGAGCAACAAAAATGAAGACACACACGCAcggatgcgcacacacacacacacacacatatatatatatatatttgagtgcgtgcatgtgtatgtgtgtgtatatatatatatatatatatacacacatatatatatatatatatatatatatatatatatatatatatatatatatatatatacacacacacatacatacatacacacaagtaatttaatactctgcctcttcacatcaaaaacaatttaaaaaaacagcgAATAATTCTGAAAGTAATATTCATAGTACAACCTTCATTTTATCAGGAGTATCTCTTGCCAATGCTTTAAATACTTTCAGAAATAAACACAGCATAGGTTGAGAAACTAGGCTCTCAGTCATTAGCTGTACAAAGTTTCACTCAATTATTGAGATTTGGCGACACCTACTGGCAACTCAGTTCTAGATGCTAAAAGTTTAACAGTGGCCTAGCTTCCATGTCTGTTGTTATCTGTGCAAagtggtggtaacataaaacatctctatagactttaattgAGATAATTGTTATAAACATCAGTTTAAACAGTttgcaatggaaactaggccagtgTGTTACTATGTTCCTTATTTACACTGTGCTGTTATACACTAAATATGATACTTAAgcttatttttttcatttagaattTTTCTCTTTTGCTCACTTTTCCCCTATCACTGCCCCTCTTATGACCATCTCACACTTTCCCTCTACCTGCTCATATCAGTCTCACAATCTCTCACTACTTTTCTATTTATACCTTTTACTCTAATAATCGCACTACACTAAAATAAGTTCAATGTATTTAACAGCAATTGAAAAAGACGTAGAAAATTatttagaaggaaaaaaaagatctgttttatttattttattcatttggtCTGGTGAGTAGGTGGTTGAACGTGTTGGTTGGAGAATCCTGACAATTGTGCCTCTCCATTGGTTGCTTTTGTGTGTAGTGTAATAGTGTCATGCCAAGCTTCGTAAACAAGTGTGTAGGAAACCGCATAGCGCACTGAAAAATCATACAAACTGTTTTGCACCAGACTGCAAATCTCTATGCTGTTGGTTGTCACTGAGAATGTTCCTTCCTGTGTTGCATCATGTGACTTGAAGAAGACCTCATATTTTTCTTGCTGCTGGTGCTGATGTTGTTGCTTATGGCTGTACCACTTTAGTTGTACCTTGTCCTTGTAAGCCACTGACTCCTTACGATCAAATAATACTGGGGATTTGGCTATAAGCATTAGCCGGATAAATGGAATCTTATTGGCTAAAATTTCTGGCACAAATCTATGCTTAATGTGTAGCTGGTTAGGAACAAGCATGGATGACAATTTATACATCAGGTCATTCAGCTGTGACAGATGCTGGCCAGCAACTTCCCACTTGGATAGGAAGCTCATGGTGTCAAAGGACTGTACCATCCCTACCAATGTTTCCCGTCCTTTCTGTAGCTCCTCCAAGTAGTTGTCAAGCAGGATGAGTTCGATCTTTGCCTGAGAAGCGCCTACTTTCTTCATGCGCTCGAAATTATGTGGATCAATATACTGAAACATAGTAGTTTGTAGCATGGGGTAGTATTGCTCTCCAAATGCAAGATTTCTAGGTAAAAACTCAATATAATAAGAGCATTTCTTGATCAACTCCACTTCTATCTTATATTTTTTAAGCACATCGGCACTAAGCTCTTTATTCAGGAACTTCCATAAGATGTGCTTCCTTTTCTTAGCAATCTTCCATGCTTTATGATTTGGCTCCTCCTCTCCATATGTCACGCATGTTTGCAGACTTTGTTTGCTTGTTTTAGTCCGATGCATTGTACTTTTTGTGCTATCATCACCCTGTAGACAAAAAAGATTACATCAATAAACAACAAAGAGCTTTGCATGCAAGTAGTGTGCATAATATACCCGTAGATCAAATAGACTAGTCTAACAATATAATGCAACCTTCTATCATTTTGGTTTAGTTTGTGTGTGGTTATAAAGTGGTACGGGGGTACCATACACAACCATTTATTGCTGTTTAGTTGTTTATAAAGATCCAAGAAACAGGTAAAAGGTAAGAGAAGAAATAAATATAGTAGGAATAGGTTGTAAAAAATAAGGACGATCACTGGTACTGGTATTTAGCTTTTCAGTTAATTCTTTTACACATGGTTGTTCACAAGGGACATCCGACAGCACAAATACCACAATAACAACAGCAAAGTCTCCGACTGAAA
This region includes:
- the FNDC11 gene encoding fibronectin type III domain-containing protein 11; translated protein: MHRTKTSKQSLQTCVTYGEEEPNHKAWKIAKKRKHILWKFLNKELSADVLKKYKIEVELIKKCSYYIEFLPRNLAFGEQYYPMLQTTMFQYIDPHNFERMKKVGASQAKIELILLDNYLEELQKGRETLVGMVQSFDTMSFLSKWEVAGQHLSQLNDLMYKLSSMLVPNQLHIKHRFVPEILANKIPFIRLMLIAKSPVLFDRKESVAYKDKVQLKWYSHKQQHQHQQQEKYEVFFKSHDATQEGTFSVTTNSIEICSLVQNSLYDFSVRYAVSYTLVYEAWHDTITLHTKATNGEAQLSGFSNQHVQPPTHQTK